One genomic segment of Helicobacter enhydrae includes these proteins:
- a CDS encoding replicative DNA helicase, translating to MEQLGIHNIERAFLSTLLFDPSKFEEVEDLISKDDFSDHFYQAIFEVMQKRAQAQLPIHADIIASHIRSSRFFNEEEFLNILALAPLANLLEYAQEIKNASIKRSLHSLATFVAQQSLDGAMASEDILQEVERRIYSLVLEGGSTGEFRDSKQVVENTIAMILKNKKRGNSVLVGLNTGFHELNRITTGFNPGELIIIGARPSMGKTTFALNMVQKFLTSGCGVAFFSLEMSAEHLMLRMLSAMTSIHMQNLKTGELDDLQWENLNQSANVMQGYSFYVDDNSFLNVAQFRSKLRKLKAQDPRLGVVVVDYLQLMQGNKRGGGENKRHEEVSEISRSLKILARELQIPIIALSQLNRSVESRDDKRPQLSDLRESGSIEQDADMILFLYRDEVYAEREYNAKRARAQKENKEFKEEFQPSEIEKAEIIVAKNRNGEVKTVRVRFNKKYTRFEDHTEGNNENQASTRMMDFSGAIEVPFT from the coding sequence ATGGAACAATTAGGCATACACAATATCGAGAGGGCGTTTCTCTCTACTTTGCTTTTTGACCCTTCAAAGTTTGAAGAGGTGGAAGATCTCATCTCCAAAGATGACTTTAGCGACCATTTTTATCAAGCCATTTTTGAGGTGATGCAGAAAAGGGCTCAAGCTCAGCTCCCGATCCACGCCGATATTATCGCCTCTCATATCCGTAGCTCTAGGTTTTTTAATGAAGAGGAGTTTTTGAACATTTTGGCTCTTGCCCCTCTTGCCAACCTTTTGGAATACGCTCAAGAGATCAAAAACGCCTCCATCAAAAGATCTTTGCACTCTTTGGCGACATTTGTGGCTCAACAATCTCTAGATGGTGCGATGGCAAGTGAGGATATTTTGCAGGAGGTGGAGAGGCGTATCTACTCTTTGGTGCTAGAGGGTGGTTCTACGGGGGAGTTTAGAGATTCTAAACAGGTGGTAGAAAACACGATTGCGATGATTTTGAAAAACAAGAAGCGTGGGAATAGTGTCCTTGTGGGCTTGAATACGGGGTTTCACGAACTCAATCGCATCACTACAGGATTCAATCCCGGAGAGCTTATCATCATCGGTGCGCGTCCCTCTATGGGCAAAACGACTTTTGCACTCAATATGGTGCAGAAGTTTTTGACTTCAGGCTGTGGCGTGGCGTTTTTCAGTCTTGAGATGAGTGCAGAGCATTTGATGCTTAGGATGCTCTCAGCGATGACTTCGATTCATATGCAAAATTTGAAAACAGGCGAGCTGGATGATTTGCAGTGGGAAAATCTCAACCAAAGTGCAAATGTAATGCAGGGTTATTCTTTTTATGTTGATGATAATTCTTTTTTGAATGTCGCACAATTTCGATCAAAGCTTAGAAAACTCAAGGCACAAGATCCACGACTTGGTGTCGTAGTGGTGGATTATCTCCAGCTTATGCAGGGCAACAAAAGAGGTGGAGGCGAGAACAAAAGGCACGAGGAGGTGAGTGAGATTTCAAGGAGTTTGAAGATTTTGGCAAGAGAATTGCAAATCCCAATCATCGCTCTAAGTCAGCTCAATCGTTCGGTAGAAAGTCGTGATGACAAACGCCCACAACTTTCGGATTTGCGAGAATCAGGTTCGATTGAGCAAGATGCGGATATGATTTTGTTTCTCTATCGCGATGAAGTGTATGCAGAGCGAGAATACAATGCCAAAAGGGCACGCGCCCAAAAGGAGAACAAAGAGTTCAAAGAGGAGTTTCAGCCCTCAGAGATTGAAAAAGCAGAAATCATTGTCGCAAAGAATCGGAACGGAGAAGTTAAAACAGTTAGGGTAAGATTCAACAAAAAATACACGCGTTTTGAGGATCACACCGAGGGGAACAATGAAAATCAAGCTTCAACGCGTATGATGGATTTTAGCGGTGCGATTGAAGTGCCTTTCACATAG
- a CDS encoding DUF2018 family protein → MEELLEGCPIEKWKEIVLHASPLPVERELERLLGELARYELERDGQEVSFEAIKKQKQSLAITSMANILSANE, encoded by the coding sequence ATGGAAGAGTTGTTAGAGGGATGTCCGATTGAAAAATGGAAAGAGATTGTTTTACACGCTAGTCCTTTGCCTGTTGAGCGAGAGTTGGAGCGTTTGCTTGGAGAACTTGCGCGTTATGAGTTGGAGAGGGATGGGCAAGAAGTGAGTTTTGAGGCGATCAAAAAACAGAAACAAAGCCTTGCCATCACTTCAATGGCAAACATTTTGAGTGCCAATGAGTAG
- a CDS encoding autotransporter outer membrane beta-barrel domain-containing protein, with translation MRINKNIVWISMALSALLSVEGAESTEAPKEYPLTFDKTGTGTTQADLVYLQSFKKDPGVVQSAGASGDLSNGTDYSWTLSDPNDSGKNGLLILKTDPSAGGAVGANQADEFKTTANFVRSGTFATNGILALKRFQFVNGGKEIKEPTKDTEQPTKIASLKITSIPSTKTAGKADDTIFKTFMFGGDSVSLYSGTKVILDGFEKTILAGNVNLNSGAKSRSYNDGKLPTTLEVSNTKNPYSILDITGSLYLNTYNGSNFIAKNPSVFTAQIKGNIYINGYVSVSDKASAIFQSENLLKLNSSLVINTQLAKQIYQDQLGNQSFDPDYKKDKIQNLIIKAKSIEMGGRLDVGSGARGAEIKTDSSGMQIIDALPSDVGAKVEIVADMDTSIGATQSTSSTTERPKDWKDITQAQFLQTSGSSIRIGKNSEVMLKVINKDSSSFGEQNPYAIKLSGVTIESQEANNPINNLLVEAQINNGATSSSPKTSSNEKGAGKIELNGYFEFEANARAEIKAYDGISWANGFNLKLQEGARLGLYNGGYAQDSKNFAGQTQNTLDNTGRLVVDGGRLELWGSDTLNNKTATITLSAPFEQSDKDTSDKLVYRKDRGIFFLGNAGENRFHTINNSSEIVFDGYGYMGTMRNADDTATKRSLQIIAPTSERQGSIIAKGEGNTIETNGDLKISRQAIKLEKKELKGKDDKPLKDKDGKVITQEGHLYLTTHNIREAVNIIFGNKDDKVTQKDRVDISGGTLHLQSYYGGVESYNLRLADVHIDFSKLGFSETPTNQHTTPTGKNTESFMNKGLLSLRGNVEMYGPNKKASFYNGDEGSKDAHMDVYGTNKIGFFEQMEDGSASKFSLINNATLALRSSASLLIGGDLENSGQIVFDSDRFGIGFLGVNGKATFDMSKYQSGDFSGLEPLIKINNTNFYDLSLYTAYAVMHTGAGIQYRVGDKIYSNTQVRSINAQEGRAQKETSYQDQQQLLMKQMDDYLNGKGAYENNDGKLGVFLMGKSFVNDYSVLFMIGRSEAIGQIRIDGSDTGVIDQYLEILKKSEGNISDRLAGDMIQAIRSSNPKAMQVLNNALETQNALELGILKDMGTYQTSNLISVAREIDRSMRATANLIDPVVSDFEKMQVLREMSIQNRMVKASNPFVAEAQIALSVNSTKEKTQDKKEDLRADKGVAKIEQDEIGNVFALDNTDAKNSIWASLLTSTSRSDASTSAIYGFNLGYEMQPQESILVGFYLGYGYSNYKREILQNTAHNLALSAYVRFYYGNSEIDLGADYLQGFNHSDLVNTSITSLSNQFDFASSSFDVSARYGYVFDTPLRGLYVKPIASFHLFGALLPEVEGNGVASIVADAQGFGGLSSSLGAEVRQYVSPFSYIYLYSALGYYFYDESLGAKVSFKRAYNQVSYEALERPNYMFSIYAGGEGFVTKNFSLNANAGYRAGLDKGDHNISLGAGLKYKF, from the coding sequence TTGAGGATAAATAAAAATATTGTATGGATTTCTATGGCATTGAGTGCCTTACTAAGCGTGGAGGGTGCAGAATCAACAGAGGCTCCCAAAGAATATCCATTGACTTTTGATAAAACAGGGACAGGGACTACTCAAGCAGATCTAGTCTATCTTCAGTCGTTTAAGAAGGATCCAGGCGTTGTTCAAAGTGCTGGAGCTAGTGGGGATTTGAGCAATGGGACGGATTATAGTTGGACTTTAAGCGATCCTAACGATTCGGGTAAAAATGGATTGTTGATTCTCAAAACTGACCCAAGTGCTGGTGGAGCTGTGGGGGCAAATCAAGCGGATGAGTTCAAAACCACTGCAAACTTTGTGCGTTCAGGCACTTTCGCTACAAATGGGATTTTGGCACTCAAGAGATTCCAGTTTGTCAATGGTGGGAAGGAAATTAAAGAACCTACAAAAGATACGGAGCAACCAACTAAGATTGCTTCGCTTAAAATCACTAGCATCCCTAGCACCAAAACCGCTGGTAAGGCAGATGATACGATTTTCAAAACCTTTATGTTTGGGGGAGATAGTGTGAGCCTATATAGTGGCACCAAAGTGATTTTGGATGGGTTTGAAAAAACGATTTTGGCAGGAAATGTCAATCTAAATTCTGGGGCAAAGTCTAGATCATACAACGATGGCAAATTGCCCACTACACTTGAGGTAAGCAATACAAAAAATCCATATTCGATACTAGACATCACAGGTTCGCTCTATCTCAATACCTACAATGGATCAAATTTCATCGCCAAAAATCCTTCAGTTTTCACAGCTCAAATCAAGGGGAATATTTATATCAATGGCTATGTGAGTGTATCAGACAAGGCAAGTGCAATATTCCAATCAGAGAATCTTTTGAAGCTCAATTCAAGCCTAGTGATCAACACGCAACTTGCCAAACAAATCTATCAAGATCAGTTGGGGAATCAAAGCTTTGATCCTGACTACAAAAAAGACAAAATACAAAACTTGATTATCAAGGCAAAAAGTATCGAAATGGGTGGGCGTCTGGATGTCGGATCTGGTGCTAGAGGTGCAGAAATCAAAACGGATTCATCAGGTATGCAGATCATTGATGCCTTGCCAAGTGATGTTGGTGCAAAAGTGGAGATAGTGGCAGATATGGATACTTCTATCGGTGCTACGCAATCAACTTCCTCCACTACAGAGAGACCCAAAGACTGGAAAGACATCACTCAAGCACAATTTTTGCAAACAAGTGGAAGCAGTATCAGAATCGGCAAAAACTCAGAAGTAATGCTAAAAGTGATCAACAAGGATTCTTCATCTTTTGGTGAGCAAAACCCTTATGCGATCAAACTTTCAGGGGTCACGATTGAAAGCCAAGAGGCAAATAACCCAATCAACAATCTCCTAGTTGAAGCACAGATAAACAATGGGGCAACTTCGTCATCACCCAAAACATCCTCCAATGAAAAAGGAGCGGGGAAAATCGAGCTAAATGGGTATTTTGAGTTTGAAGCCAATGCGAGAGCAGAAATCAAGGCTTATGATGGGATTAGTTGGGCTAATGGGTTTAATCTCAAACTCCAAGAGGGGGCTAGACTGGGGCTATACAATGGAGGATATGCCCAAGATTCTAAAAACTTTGCAGGGCAAACACAAAATACGCTAGATAATACGGGGCGTTTGGTTGTCGATGGGGGGCGTCTGGAGCTTTGGGGGAGCGATACGCTCAACAACAAAACAGCCACTATCACTTTGAGTGCTCCGTTTGAGCAAAGCGACAAAGACACAAGCGACAAGCTGGTGTATAGGAAAGATAGAGGGATATTTTTCTTGGGAAATGCAGGAGAGAATCGTTTCCATACGATCAATAACTCTTCAGAGATTGTGTTTGATGGCTATGGATATATGGGGACAATGCGTAATGCCGATGATACGGCTACCAAACGCAGTTTGCAAATCATCGCCCCTACAAGCGAGAGGCAAGGGAGTATCATCGCAAAGGGTGAGGGCAATACGATTGAAACCAATGGAGATCTAAAGATCTCACGCCAAGCCATTAAGCTAGAAAAAAAGGAGCTCAAAGGTAAAGATGACAAACCTCTCAAAGACAAAGATGGCAAAGTCATCACTCAAGAGGGACATCTCTACCTCACCACTCACAATATCAGAGAGGCAGTGAATATCATCTTTGGCAACAAAGATGATAAAGTGACACAAAAAGATCGTGTCGATATTTCTGGGGGGACATTGCACCTGCAGTCTTATTATGGCGGAGTGGAGAGCTACAATCTGCGTCTTGCTGATGTGCATATTGATTTTTCTAAGCTTGGATTTTCAGAAACCCCCACAAATCAGCACACCACCCCAACAGGCAAAAATACAGAATCATTTATGAACAAGGGTTTGTTGAGTTTGCGTGGCAATGTAGAGATGTATGGACCCAACAAGAAAGCTTCTTTTTATAATGGCGATGAGGGGAGCAAAGATGCACATATGGATGTGTATGGGACGAATAAAATCGGGTTTTTTGAGCAGATGGAGGATGGGAGTGCTAGTAAATTTAGTTTGATCAATAATGCAACTCTCGCACTTAGATCTTCGGCTAGTCTGTTGATTGGTGGGGATTTGGAAAATAGTGGGCAAATTGTTTTTGATAGTGATCGTTTTGGTATCGGGTTTTTGGGAGTGAATGGCAAGGCAACTTTTGATATGAGCAAATACCAATCAGGGGATTTCTCTGGTCTTGAGCCATTGATCAAAATCAACAATACAAATTTCTACGATCTCTCGCTCTATACGGCGTATGCGGTAATGCACACAGGTGCAGGTATCCAATATCGCGTTGGCGATAAAATCTATAGCAACACTCAAGTGCGTAGCATAAATGCACAAGAGGGTAGGGCACAAAAAGAGACTAGCTATCAAGATCAACAACAGCTTTTGATGAAGCAAATGGATGACTATCTCAATGGGAAAGGGGCGTATGAGAATAATGATGGGAAGCTTGGGGTGTTTTTGATGGGTAAAAGCTTTGTGAATGATTATTCTGTGCTGTTTATGATTGGGCGTAGCGAGGCGATTGGTCAAATACGCATTGATGGGAGTGATACTGGCGTGATCGATCAATATCTTGAGATTCTCAAAAAATCTGAGGGCAATATTTCTGATCGATTGGCAGGAGATATGATCCAAGCGATCCGATCTAGCAACCCCAAAGCAATGCAGGTGCTAAATAACGCTCTAGAAACACAAAATGCCTTGGAGCTTGGGATCCTCAAAGATATGGGGACTTATCAAACTAGCAACTTGATTTCTGTGGCTAGAGAGATTGATCGCAGTATGAGGGCGACTGCCAATCTCATCGATCCTGTGGTGAGCGATTTTGAAAAAATGCAAGTGTTGCGAGAGATGTCGATACAAAATCGTATGGTCAAAGCCTCCAATCCATTTGTGGCAGAGGCTCAAATCGCATTGAGCGTGAATTCTACAAAAGAAAAAACACAAGACAAAAAAGAGGATTTGCGTGCTGATAAAGGCGTGGCAAAGATCGAGCAAGATGAGATTGGCAATGTGTTTGCACTTGATAACACAGATGCCAAAAATAGTATATGGGCTTCGTTGCTGACTTCAACCTCACGCAGTGATGCAAGCACTTCTGCGATTTATGGATTCAATTTGGGCTATGAAATGCAACCTCAAGAAAGCATTTTGGTAGGGTTTTATCTAGGTTATGGATACTCTAACTACAAGCGTGAGATTTTGCAAAACACCGCACACAATCTTGCTTTGAGTGCTTATGTGCGTTTTTATTATGGGAACTCTGAAATCGATTTGGGGGCTGACTATTTGCAAGGATTCAATCATAGCGATCTTGTCAATACTTCGATCACTTCATTGAGCAATCAGTTTGATTTTGCTTCAAGTAGCTTTGATGTGTCGGCGCGTTATGGCTATGTGTTTGACACACCTCTTAGGGGGCTGTATGTCAAGCCTATCGCTTCATTCCATCTTTTTGGAGCATTGTTGCCAGAAGTGGAGGGCAATGGAGTTGCTTCGATCGTGGCTGATGCACAAGGTTTTGGCGGTTTGAGTAGCAGTCTTGGTGCAGAAGTGCGTCAATATGTTTCTCCTTTTTCTTATATTTACCTTTATTCTGCTTTGGGTTATTATTTTTATGATGAATCTTTGGGGGCAAAAGTCTCTTTTAAGCGTGCTTACAATCAAGTCTCTTATGAGGCGTTGGAGCGACCAAACTATATGTTTTCTATCTATGCTGGAGGAGAGGGGTTTGTCACCAAGAATTTTTCTTTGAATGCAAATGCGGGTTATCGTGCAGGATTGGATAAAGGCGATCACAATATCAGCTTGGGTGCAGGGCTGAAATATAAATTTTAA
- the proS gene encoding proline--tRNA ligase has protein sequence MKMSESFIYTSKETPKDAELKSHQFLVRAGYIQQVGAGIYNLLPLGLSVLENIKTIIRKHLNDAGAQELVLGFVTPASFWQKSGRYEQYGKELLRIKDRKDQDFVLGPTYEEAIVECVRGRIASYKQLPINLYQIHLKFRDELRARFGLIRGREFVMKDAYSFHSTQEDLDREFLVMEEAYRKIFDELGIRYVVVEADSGAIGGSGSKEFMLLASCGEDTLVTCECGYASNIEVAKIGEDDKCCKCGSTLRYEKGIEIGHIFKLGDKYSKPMNATFLDQQGKAQPFVMGCYGIGVSRLIAGIAEQMSDDKGLCWNSNIAPFEKLILISNIKDERQREVGLSLYHHLRAKGERVLLDDRNERFGVKISDFELLGIPEALVVGKDLENGQVELINRKDSNRLRLEIDTILGA, from the coding sequence ATGAAAATGAGCGAGAGCTTCATCTATACTTCCAAAGAAACCCCAAAAGATGCTGAGCTCAAGAGCCATCAGTTTTTGGTGCGGGCTGGATATATCCAACAAGTTGGAGCAGGGATTTACAATCTACTGCCTTTGGGGTTGAGTGTCTTGGAAAATATCAAGACAATCATTCGGAAACATCTCAATGACGCAGGGGCACAGGAGCTGGTGCTAGGTTTTGTCACCCCTGCGAGTTTTTGGCAGAAGTCGGGGCGTTATGAACAATATGGCAAAGAGCTACTAAGAATCAAAGACAGAAAAGATCAAGATTTTGTGCTAGGTCCGACTTATGAAGAGGCGATTGTGGAGTGTGTGCGTGGGAGGATCGCAAGCTACAAGCAACTCCCTATCAATCTCTATCAGATCCATTTGAAGTTTCGCGATGAGTTGAGGGCTAGGTTTGGTCTGATTCGTGGGCGGGAGTTTGTGATGAAAGATGCCTATAGTTTCCATAGCACTCAAGAGGATTTGGATCGAGAGTTTTTGGTGATGGAAGAGGCTTATCGCAAGATTTTTGATGAGCTAGGGATCAGATATGTTGTCGTCGAGGCAGATAGTGGGGCGATTGGAGGGAGTGGGAGCAAGGAGTTTATGCTCCTTGCCTCTTGTGGTGAAGACACGCTAGTCACTTGTGAGTGTGGCTATGCGAGTAATATCGAAGTCGCAAAAATCGGAGAGGATGATAAATGCTGTAAGTGTGGCTCTACCCTCAGATATGAAAAAGGGATCGAGATCGGGCATATTTTCAAGCTGGGCGATAAATACTCCAAACCGATGAATGCGACTTTTTTGGATCAGCAGGGCAAAGCACAGCCTTTTGTGATGGGGTGCTATGGGATAGGGGTCTCGCGTCTGATTGCAGGAATCGCAGAGCAAATGAGCGATGACAAAGGCTTGTGTTGGAATAGCAATATCGCACCTTTTGAAAAACTCATTTTGATTTCAAATATCAAAGATGAGAGGCAGAGGGAGGTTGGGCTATCTCTCTATCATCATTTGCGTGCCAAAGGGGAGCGTGTCTTGCTAGATGATCGCAATGAGCGTTTTGGGGTGAAAATCAGTGATTTTGAGCTGTTGGGGATCCCTGAAGCGTTGGTTGTAGGCAAGGATTTGGAGAATGGGCAAGTAGAGCTTATCAATCGCAAAGATTCAAATAGGTTGCGATTGGAGATCGATACGATTTTGGGAGCATAG
- a CDS encoding polyprenyl synthetase family protein — translation MCVKEQTDITALQAIQAQIQSMIEEYDNPYLMRLWGHITHGKMLRSRLILEIAGWNAQSVKLSAVVELIQLASLLHDDVIDNASLRRSKPSINELFGNQNAVMLGDALYSKAFYYLCDFATPIARSLSNAVCQLSSGEIWDVFLAQEVNGSLDVYFQMIEQKTASLIASSAECAAHLAGLDSKAYLHYGKCLGMAFQIVDDILDITQPQEVLGKPAMSDFKEGKMTLPYLLLQDKLEVWEQERLKAMCGVELDTEQREWVASQMQKHQCIKQSAAIAQKYANDAVELLPKPYNPKLDAIIASMVQRSF, via the coding sequence ATGTGCGTTAAAGAACAGACAGATATAACGGCTTTGCAAGCGATTCAAGCTCAGATCCAATCAATGATTGAAGAATACGATAACCCCTATCTTATGCGACTTTGGGGGCATATCACACATGGCAAAATGCTTAGGAGTCGTTTGATTTTGGAGATTGCAGGATGGAATGCTCAGAGTGTGAAGCTCTCTGCTGTGGTGGAGCTGATACAACTTGCCTCACTTCTGCACGATGATGTGATTGATAATGCAAGTCTTAGGAGATCCAAACCTTCCATCAATGAGCTTTTTGGGAATCAAAATGCCGTAATGCTAGGCGATGCACTTTATTCCAAAGCTTTTTATTATCTATGTGATTTTGCCACCCCTATTGCCCGTAGCCTCTCAAATGCGGTTTGTCAGCTCTCAAGTGGCGAGATTTGGGATGTTTTCCTTGCTCAAGAAGTCAATGGGTCTTTGGATGTGTATTTTCAGATGATTGAGCAAAAAACCGCCTCACTGATTGCTTCAAGTGCCGAGTGTGCGGCTCATCTTGCAGGTTTGGATTCAAAGGCGTATTTGCATTATGGCAAATGTTTGGGGATGGCGTTTCAGATTGTTGATGATATTTTGGACATCACGCAACCTCAAGAGGTTTTGGGGAAACCTGCGATGAGTGATTTCAAAGAGGGCAAGATGACTTTGCCTTATCTACTTCTACAAGACAAGCTAGAAGTTTGGGAGCAAGAGAGGCTCAAAGCGATGTGTGGCGTGGAACTTGACACGGAGCAAAGGGAATGGGTGGCAAGCCAAATGCAAAAACACCAATGTATCAAACAGAGTGCAGCGATTGCCCAAAAGTATGCAAATGATGCAGTGGAGCTTCTACCAAAACCCTACAACCCAAAGCTTGATGCAATCATTGCTTCAATGGTCCAAAGGAGTTTTTGA
- a CDS encoding TolC family protein → MKILGVLCLGVVGCLALTLDESIERVFANSHKIKEQEYLLLKLQSELGVKESAYYPKLNFHYRFGAKNAEYGNRASVELGLNLFNGLKDYQEVQIQKQTIQEQEANKKRTQEELRYLVKKLYVQILMTKGRLAISKESYKLLELQLKQAEQFYKQGISAKNNVLSVELTLASAKLEINSYTNQLNFLVSSLESLMNAKVKIDEIEDLPVCEEEVDYDHLSLVMFEHKPRYRAMLEREKALLYRIEQAKGGYYPKIDLGVSGDVPFGGKLYGEAQGSVYLGLTWNLFNGLGDSASVEMRRYELMSLRAQMTAYRQDALIELEKAVGDFNLARDQYVLSKKTIESANENYRIVSNRYKQNLQSSNDLLDAELMLKNAKSNLLKTKYETWESLFYVEFLVGGNRQLFIGF, encoded by the coding sequence TTGAAGATTTTGGGTGTTTTGTGTTTGGGTGTGGTGGGCTGTTTGGCTCTAACTCTTGATGAGAGTATAGAACGCGTGTTTGCCAATAGCCACAAAATCAAAGAACAAGAATATCTCCTCTTGAAACTCCAAAGTGAGCTAGGGGTCAAAGAAAGTGCGTATTATCCCAAGCTCAATTTTCATTATAGATTTGGAGCCAAAAATGCAGAGTATGGCAATCGTGCGAGTGTGGAGTTGGGGCTCAATCTGTTTAATGGCTTGAAAGATTATCAAGAAGTGCAAATCCAAAAACAAACCATCCAAGAGCAAGAAGCAAACAAAAAAAGAACCCAAGAGGAATTACGCTATTTGGTCAAAAAACTCTATGTGCAGATCCTGATGACTAAGGGGCGTCTAGCAATTTCTAAAGAATCTTATAAGTTGCTAGAGCTTCAGTTAAAACAAGCCGAGCAGTTTTATAAGCAAGGCATTTCAGCCAAAAACAATGTTTTGAGCGTGGAGCTGACTTTGGCAAGTGCGAAGCTAGAAATCAATTCTTATACCAATCAGCTCAATTTTTTGGTCTCCTCTCTTGAGAGCTTGATGAATGCCAAAGTCAAAATCGATGAGATCGAGGATCTCCCTGTTTGTGAGGAAGAGGTGGATTATGATCATTTGAGCTTGGTGATGTTTGAGCATAAGCCTAGATACCGTGCGATGCTAGAGAGAGAAAAAGCATTGCTCTATAGGATCGAACAAGCCAAGGGGGGGTATTATCCCAAAATTGATTTGGGTGTTTCTGGAGATGTGCCTTTTGGTGGGAAACTCTATGGCGAGGCACAGGGGTCGGTGTATCTAGGATTGACTTGGAATCTGTTCAATGGTTTGGGGGATAGTGCGTCTGTGGAGATGAGGCGTTATGAGCTGATGAGCCTAAGAGCCCAAATGACTGCCTATCGTCAAGATGCGTTGATAGAGCTAGAAAAGGCTGTGGGTGATTTCAATTTGGCAAGAGATCAATATGTGTTGTCCAAAAAAACGATTGAGAGTGCCAATGAAAACTACCGCATCGTGTCCAATCGCTATAAACAAAATCTCCAAAGCTCCAATGATTTGCTGGATGCAGAATTGATGCTCAAAAATGCAAAATCCAATCTTTTGAAAACGAAATATGAAACTTGGGAGAGTTTGTTTTATGTCGAGTTTTTGGTCGGCGGCAATCGGCAATTGTTTATTGGTTTTTGA
- the hemA gene encoding glutamyl-tRNA reductase yields the protein MYAVVSFSYKHLEIALREQIALPQDKMQEFYASLKAEISEIEECIVLSTCNRFELIMALERWDEALLVRIVQWVAGYQGVSYESLKNGAMLFGGKEAIGHIFEVASSLDSLVVGETQITGQLKSAYKFSYENGFCHKELTRLIHFAFKCAAMIRTQTQISKNAISISSIAVSQLMLLCGDTPKKALVIGAGEMGRLCVRHLLAHQFEVKLIVRHLENAREFVESLDTPSISVASFGDLQSDLCDYPYVFTATGAQNAIITKAMIAPSALDRIWFDLALPRDIEGSREELQGKGISLYVIDDLQELMNANMQKRQGELLEAHKIIKHQIQEFEIWLKGLEVEPLIKSFREKARTCCVGEVDRAIQKGYLQEEERENVIRILHNAFNKFLHHPTIYIKSIQEKPEGDFILENVKKLFDLGEQNTTQMSYKCEKDQ from the coding sequence ATGTATGCTGTGGTGAGTTTTTCATACAAGCACTTAGAGATTGCATTGAGGGAGCAAATCGCATTGCCCCAAGACAAAATGCAAGAGTTTTATGCGAGTTTAAAAGCAGAAATATCAGAGATTGAAGAATGTATCGTGCTTTCTACTTGCAATCGTTTTGAGTTGATTATGGCGTTGGAGCGGTGGGATGAGGCGTTGCTCGTGCGGATCGTGCAGTGGGTGGCAGGGTATCAAGGCGTTTCTTATGAGTCGCTCAAAAATGGTGCGATGTTGTTTGGTGGCAAAGAGGCGATTGGGCATATTTTTGAGGTTGCAAGTAGTTTGGATAGCCTTGTTGTGGGGGAAACGCAAATCACAGGGCAACTCAAAAGTGCTTACAAATTTTCCTATGAGAATGGATTTTGCCACAAAGAGCTAACGCGATTGATACATTTTGCGTTCAAATGTGCGGCTATGATTCGCACACAGACACAAATCTCCAAAAACGCTATTTCTATTTCTTCTATTGCCGTTTCGCAACTGATGCTTTTGTGTGGCGATACTCCCAAAAAAGCCCTAGTGATTGGGGCAGGGGAGATGGGGAGATTGTGCGTTAGGCATTTACTTGCTCATCAGTTTGAAGTCAAGCTCATCGTGCGTCATCTAGAGAATGCTAGAGAGTTTGTTGAAAGTCTTGATACCCCCTCTATTAGCGTCGCTTCTTTTGGAGATTTGCAAAGCGATCTTTGTGATTATCCTTATGTTTTCACTGCTACAGGGGCACAAAATGCAATTATCACCAAAGCGATGATTGCACCAAGTGCATTGGATAGGATATGGTTTGATCTTGCTTTGCCTCGCGATATTGAGGGGAGTAGGGAGGAGTTGCAGGGCAAAGGAATCAGCCTCTATGTGATTGATGATTTGCAAGAATTGATGAATGCAAATATGCAAAAAAGGCAAGGAGAGCTTCTAGAAGCACACAAAATCATCAAACATCAGATTCAAGAGTTTGAGATTTGGCTCAAAGGGCTTGAGGTGGAGCCATTGATCAAGTCGTTTCGAGAAAAAGCACGCACTTGTTGCGTGGGGGAGGTGGATAGGGCGATACAAAAAGGCTATTTGCAAGAAGAAGAGCGTGAGAATGTGATACGGATTTTGCACAACGCGTTCAATAAGTTTTTGCATCATCCGACAATCTACATCAAATCTATCCAAGAGAAGCCAGAAGGGGACTTTATCCTAGAAAATGTCAAAAAGCTTTTTGATCTTGGAGAGCAGAACACCACGCAAATGTCTTATAAATGTGAAAAAGATCAATAA